Proteins from a genomic interval of Trifolium pratense cultivar HEN17-A07 linkage group LG6, ARS_RC_1.1, whole genome shotgun sequence:
- the LOC123892889 gene encoding glucomannan 4-beta-mannosyltransferase 1, protein MKSLIFEEPEGGIPGYASSSLRYAWQSIRAPVIIPLLKLAVIICSIMSVMLFLERVGMTAVILVVKVLRKKKYTKYKLDAMKQNIERNKRYPMVLIQIPMYNEKEVYKLSIGAVCGLSWPTDRLVVQVLDDSTNPVLRELVELECDKWIQKGVNVKYVNRKNRNGYKAGALKEGLEKEYVEDCEFVAIFDADFQPEPDFLWKTIPYLLENPKLGLVQARWKFVNSEECMMTRLQEMSLDYHFSVEQEVGSSTYSFFGFNGTAGVWRIEAIKDAGGWKDRTTVEDMDLAVRASLKGWEFVFVGDVTVKNELPSTFKAYRFQQHRWSCGPANLLKKMTKEILYCKRVSLLKRLHLIYAFFFVRKVVAHWVTFFFYCIVIPACVIVPEVHLKKQIAIYIPATITILNAISTPRSMHLLVLWILFENVMSLHRTKAAIIGLLEANRVNEWVVTEKLGNVMKQRNNARPSTSRSPWFRYIINRIHPLEIIVGMYMLHCAIYDLLFGHDHFFIYLLLQAGAFFTMGFGIVGTIVPN, encoded by the exons ATGAAAAGCCTAATCTTTGAGGAGCCTGAAGGCGGGATTCCAGGATATGCTTCAAGCAGTCTACGTTATGCCTGGCAATCCATACGAGCCCCGGTGATAATACCACTCCTAAAACTAGCAGTCATAATATGCTCAATTATGTCAGTCATGCTATTTCTTGAAAGAGTAGGCATGACAGCCGTAATTTTGGTTGTTAAGGTGTTGAGGAAGAAAAAATATACCAAGTACAAATTGGACGCCATGAAACAAAACATAGAGAGAAACAAAAGATACCCCATGGTGTTGATCCAAATACCTATGTATAATGAGAAAGAG GTCTACAAGCTTTCAATTGGAGCAGTATGCGGGCTGTCTTGGCCAACTGACAGACTCGTAGTTCAGGTTCTTGATGACTCCACAAATCCAGTCTTAAGG GAATTGGTTGAATTGGAGTGTGACAAATGGATACAGAAAGGTGTGAATGTCAAGTATGTAAACAGGAAAAATCGTAATGGTTACAAGGCAGGTGCCCTAAAAGAGGGTTTAGAGAAGGAATATGTTGAGGATTGTGAGTTTGTAGCAATATTTGATGCAGATTTCCAGCCAGAACCAGATTTTCTTTGGAAGACAATTCCTTACCTTCTTGAGAACCCAAAGTTAGGTTTGGTCCAAGCAAGATGGAAATTTG TTAATTCAGAGGAATGTATGATGACTCGCCTTCAAGAGATGTCACTCGATTATCATTTTAGTGTTGAACAGGAAGTGGGCTCTTCAACATACTCCTTCTTTGGATTTAATG GGACAGCAGGAGTTTGGCGGATTGAAGCAATAAAAGATGCTGGAGGATGGAAAGATCGAACCACAGTGGAAGATATGGATCTTGCAGTTAGGGCAAGCCTGAAGGGTTGGGAATTTGTTTTTGTCGGTGATGTAACT GTCAAAAATGAACTACCAAGTACATTTAAAGCATACAGATTTCAGCAACACAGGTGGTCATGTGGTCCAGCTAATCTCCTTAAGAAAATGACAAAGGAAATCCTCTATTGCAAA AGGGTATCGCTTCTAAAGAGACTTCATCTTATCTATGCTTTCTTCTTTGTGAGGAAAGTAGTTGCACATTGGGTCACATTCTTTTTTTACTGCATAGTCATACCAGCTTGTGTGATAGTTCCAGAAGTGCATCTCAAAAAACAGATTGCCATATATATCCCAGCAACCATTACAATTCTAAATGCAATCTCCACCCCAAG ATCCATGCATCTACTAGTCCTCTGGATACTCTTTGAGAATGTCATGTCACTCCATCGAACTAAGGCAGCAATTATAGGACTCTTGGAAGCAAATCGTGTCAATGAATGGGTTGTGACTGAGAAGCTTGGAAACGTTATGAAACAGAGGAACAATGCTAGGCCATCAACATCAAGATCGCCATGGTTTCGA TATATAATCAACAGGATCCACCCATTGGAGATTATAGTGGGGATGTATATGTTGCACTGTGCAATCTATGATCTGCTCTTCGGACACGACCATTTCTTTATCTATCTGTTGCTGCAGGCAGGGGCTTTCTTTACAATGGGGTTTGGGATAGTGGGAACAATTGTGCCCAATTAA